A single region of the Phycisphaerae bacterium RAS1 genome encodes:
- the yxlF_2 gene encoding putative ABC transporter ATP-binding protein YxlF — translation MIEVRNLSKSYSGRLAVDNISLTVSEGEIVGFLGPNGAGKTTTLRILTCFHPASGGSATIAGFDVFSQSMKVREVVGYLPESVPLYAEMRVREYLTFRGKIRGLDRDARQRAIARVTERCWLGEFVDRPIGQLSKGMRQRVGLADALLHNPKVLILDEPTVGLDPTQIRETRSLIRELAKEHTVMLSSHILPEVQATCQRIIIINRGKIVASGTPDELRERVSGESRLIVELRGPQKDIESGLRSLNGVGDVSAEQHDGWTRATVGAKGDLREAIYKFSTEKGWPIRELRRDVASLEDFFVKIVAGTRE, via the coding sequence GTGATTGAAGTCAGGAACCTGAGCAAGAGCTACAGCGGCCGGCTGGCCGTCGACAATATTTCGCTCACGGTCAGCGAAGGCGAGATTGTCGGTTTTCTTGGCCCAAACGGGGCGGGAAAGACGACCACGCTGCGGATTCTCACCTGCTTTCACCCGGCCAGCGGCGGGTCGGCGACCATCGCGGGGTTCGACGTTTTTTCGCAGTCAATGAAGGTGCGCGAAGTTGTGGGGTATCTGCCGGAATCGGTTCCGCTTTACGCCGAGATGCGCGTGCGCGAGTACCTGACGTTCCGCGGGAAGATACGCGGGCTGGACCGCGACGCACGGCAGCGGGCAATCGCGCGGGTGACGGAGCGCTGCTGGCTGGGCGAGTTTGTCGACCGGCCGATCGGGCAGCTTTCCAAGGGCATGCGGCAGCGCGTCGGGCTGGCCGATGCGCTGCTGCACAATCCGAAGGTGCTGATTCTCGACGAGCCGACCGTGGGGCTGGACCCGACGCAGATTCGCGAAACCCGCTCGCTGATCCGTGAATTGGCCAAAGAGCACACCGTCATGCTCTCCAGTCACATCCTGCCCGAGGTGCAGGCCACGTGCCAGCGGATCATCATCATCAATCGCGGCAAGATCGTCGCCTCCGGCACGCCGGATGAGCTGCGCGAGCGTGTCAGCGGCGAAAGCCGGTTGATCGTCGAGCTGCGCGGCCCGCAGAAGGACATCGAATCCGGACTGCGCTCACTGAACGGCGTCGGCGACGTGTCGGCCGAACAGCATGACGGCTGGACGCGGGCCACGGTCGGCGCGAAGGGCGACCTGCGCGAGGCGATCTACAAGTTCTCGACCGAAAAGGGCTGGCCGATCCGCGAGCTGCGGCGCGACGTGGCGTCGCTCGAAGACTTCTTCGTCAAGATCGTGGCAGGCACGAGGGAATAG
- a CDS encoding ABC-2 family transporter protein, producing the protein MRNVVAIMQRELLSLFCSPIGYIAIAGYLLITGVLVWATQSFEPGKPATLRAVFYWTPFVLTFIIPAIAMRAIAEEYRSGTIEALMTAPVSDSQFVIGKYLASYAFFVIMLAGTVVYLVMMQMFGNPDWGASLSAYVGLLLMGASFTAFAIFASSLTKNQIVAWILGAVPLMLFAWFAFYIVGQVEGWMRAVLQQVNVMGRFEQFSRGLVTTDGVVFFLGSAAFFLFAAIKVVESRRWR; encoded by the coding sequence ATGAGGAACGTCGTCGCGATCATGCAACGCGAGCTGCTCTCACTCTTCTGCTCGCCCATCGGATACATCGCCATCGCCGGATACCTGCTGATCACGGGCGTCCTGGTGTGGGCCACGCAGAGCTTCGAGCCGGGCAAGCCGGCCACGCTGCGGGCGGTCTTCTACTGGACGCCGTTTGTGCTGACTTTCATCATCCCGGCCATCGCGATGCGGGCGATCGCCGAGGAATACCGCAGCGGCACGATTGAGGCGCTGATGACCGCGCCGGTCTCCGACAGCCAGTTCGTCATCGGAAAATACCTCGCGTCGTACGCCTTCTTCGTCATCATGCTCGCGGGCACGGTCGTTTACCTCGTCATGATGCAGATGTTCGGCAACCCGGATTGGGGCGCGTCACTGTCAGCCTACGTCGGCCTGCTGCTGATGGGCGCGTCGTTCACCGCGTTCGCGATTTTCGCCAGCAGCCTGACAAAGAACCAGATCGTGGCGTGGATTCTGGGGGCCGTCCCGCTCATGCTCTTTGCCTGGTTCGCGTTTTACATCGTGGGGCAGGTCGAGGGCTGGATGCGGGCGGTGTTGCAACAGGTCAACGTGATGGGCCGCTTCGAGCAGTTCAGCCGCGGCCTGGTCACCACGGACGGCGTGGTGTTCTTTCTCGGGTCGGCGGCGTTCTTCCTGTTTGCCGCAATTAAAGTCGTGGAGTCCCGGCGATGGCGGTAA
- the ribBA gene encoding Riboflavin biosynthesis protein RibBA: MSINQSPPFSPIPEILDELRSGRMIVLVDDEDRENEGDLVCPAEHVSSDKVNFMLRHARGTLCVSLTRSRCEQLQLQPQVPVNTTRYGTAFTVTIDAAPHLGVGTGVSARDRSTTIARTVAEEAQPSDFVRPGHINPLIARDGGVLVRAGQTEGSVDLCRLAGLMPAAAIIEILNDDGSMARVPQLSEFCRTHGLKMCTIADLIEHRMQRERLIERVEAVTIHNVYGAWKLVAFRSAADQGIHVALCMGEIGDSDTAGHVIPSDAPALVRVHSECLTGDVFGSLRCECGQQLDQAMAAIAAAGRGVIVYLRQEGRGIGLINKLHAYRLQDAGLDTVEANEALGLPPDRRDYGVGAQIIRDLGISKVRILTNNPKKTSRLEVYGLEVVEQLPLEVAPNEHNRRYLEAKKAKLGHDLRQV; encoded by the coding sequence ATGAGCATCAACCAGTCCCCGCCTTTCAGCCCGATTCCGGAAATCCTCGACGAACTTCGATCCGGGCGGATGATCGTCCTGGTCGACGATGAAGATCGTGAGAACGAGGGCGACTTGGTCTGCCCGGCCGAGCACGTCTCGTCGGACAAGGTCAATTTTATGCTGCGTCACGCGCGCGGCACGCTGTGCGTCTCGCTGACGCGCTCCCGCTGCGAGCAGCTTCAGCTTCAGCCCCAGGTGCCGGTCAACACCACGCGCTACGGCACGGCCTTTACCGTCACGATCGACGCCGCGCCGCACCTGGGCGTCGGCACGGGCGTCTCGGCCCGCGATCGATCCACCACCATCGCCCGCACCGTCGCCGAAGAGGCGCAGCCGTCCGATTTCGTTCGCCCGGGGCACATCAACCCGCTCATCGCGCGTGACGGCGGCGTGCTCGTGCGCGCCGGACAGACCGAAGGCTCGGTTGATCTTTGCCGGCTGGCCGGGCTGATGCCGGCCGCGGCCATCATTGAAATTCTCAACGACGACGGCAGCATGGCGCGCGTGCCGCAGCTCTCCGAGTTCTGCCGCACGCACGGCCTCAAAATGTGCACCATCGCCGACCTGATCGAACACCGCATGCAGCGCGAGCGGCTGATCGAGCGGGTTGAGGCGGTCACGATTCACAACGTCTACGGCGCCTGGAAGCTCGTCGCGTTCCGATCCGCAGCCGATCAGGGCATTCACGTGGCGCTGTGCATGGGCGAGATCGGCGACAGCGACACGGCCGGCCATGTGATCCCCAGCGACGCTCCGGCGCTGGTGCGGGTTCACTCGGAATGCCTCACCGGCGACGTCTTCGGCTCGTTGCGCTGTGAGTGCGGCCAGCAGTTGGACCAGGCCATGGCGGCGATTGCGGCGGCGGGCCGCGGCGTGATCGTGTATCTGCGCCAGGAGGGCCGCGGCATCGGGCTGATCAACAAGCTGCACGCGTATCGACTTCAGGACGCCGGCCTGGACACGGTTGAGGCGAACGAGGCGCTCGGGCTGCCGCCGGACCGGCGCGACTATGGCGTGGGGGCGCAGATTATTCGCGACCTGGGGATATCGAAGGTGCGAATCTTGACAAACAACCCGAAGAAGACCAGCCGGCTCGAGGTTTATGGTCTGGAAGTGGTCGAGCAGCTTCCGTTGGAGGTGGCGCCGAACGAGCACAATCGGCGCTACCTGGAGGCCAAGAAGGCGAAGCTGGGGCACGACTTACGCCAGGTGTGA
- the sigW_1 gene encoding ECF RNA polymerase sigma factor SigW — MEAPSSTGGVGYDAQLVRKAVAGKSGAFDELVERYQRRATAVAYRLLGNLHDSLEVCQDAFVRAYRNIDTLEDPERFGPWLLRIVTNLSLNYRRARKSGARKISLEDCIIGDEGSTTTLAGDSPASEDRPGARLAAAELSAKMQAAISELPEQQQLALVLFSIENMPQKDVASIMGVSVEAVKWHVFQARKKLKERLADYL; from the coding sequence GTGGAAGCACCGAGTTCGACCGGCGGCGTCGGTTACGACGCGCAGCTTGTTCGAAAAGCCGTCGCCGGAAAGAGCGGTGCGTTTGACGAGCTGGTCGAGCGTTACCAGCGTCGCGCTACGGCGGTCGCCTACCGCCTTCTGGGGAATCTGCACGATTCCCTGGAGGTGTGTCAGGACGCGTTTGTGCGGGCGTACCGCAACATCGACACGCTGGAAGACCCGGAGCGTTTCGGCCCATGGCTCTTGCGAATCGTCACCAACCTCTCGCTGAACTACCGCCGGGCCCGCAAGAGCGGGGCGCGGAAGATTTCGCTGGAGGACTGCATCATCGGCGACGAGGGTTCGACCACGACGCTGGCGGGCGACTCGCCCGCCTCCGAGGACCGTCCGGGCGCGCGGCTGGCGGCGGCGGAGCTGTCGGCCAAGATGCAGGCGGCGATCAGCGAGCTGCCCGAGCAGCAGCAACTGGCGCTGGTCCTCTTTTCGATCGAGAACATGCCGCAAAAGGACGTCGCGTCGATCATGGGCGTGAGCGTCGAGGCGGTGAAGTGGCACGTTTTTCAGGCGCGCAAGAAGCTGAAGGAACGGCTGGCGGATTATCTTTGA
- a CDS encoding ABC-type uncharacterized transport system produces MAVMDTTQRRVVYGLNVALQIVIAAGLLAGMIYASTRVGGQVDLTSSGVNSLSPRTVNLLKNLKEDLRVTAIYTVLSEYDKKAQKRQDQVRDLLTLYESAAGSKLTAKVIDPMKNQAEVPALLKRLQEKSAFKDEAKPHQEALTNFPPLNDQLASAAGGDYDKMFEIAQKSEALNTNRAFVVIASNLKRIARDCGDVKADIQELTQNEVPRYGRAIERVRTHVTAITPMLQEAADWLKGDGKQISGLPAEVAAFFDEAAARYQPIVTQLTALTTAIKDLKAVKLEETYEGLSRWSQAPPILVESESDARILSFQDVFPFRTDEMAAGSDDDRDFAGEQAVSSAVLQLTQKEKTGVIFVRCGGQPMLRPDFSNFNPMMRQMPRAPYQGLNEELTKANFEVEEWDAAASQTPPEIKDAKRIVYVVFPPEPPQQQDPRRPAPPGMSPEAKQAILNAVGASGMVFFVAGWQPPSMPFGPSSSTYEFSDYLKSTWGIEVKSNFLAFRFTVSPENASLKVPQSRDGTIDTDHLKFTDHPIGKPLQALPGALQTVCPLGIVTGDAAPKGVKVEPIIEVKNSEDIWAFDDINRIRDDLQKQRGTLPAPTDLRAPFPVALAATNEGGQKLVVIASETFAADQITQAMGMQPTSSGIAMFRLFPANTDLFLNTINWLTGDADRIAVGPRKAEFPRLDKLKEGPALTACRFVFVGGLPGLALLVGGVVWLFRRR; encoded by the coding sequence ATGGCGGTAATGGACACAACCCAAAGGCGCGTCGTCTACGGCCTGAACGTCGCGCTGCAGATCGTGATCGCGGCCGGACTGCTGGCGGGCATGATCTACGCCTCGACGCGCGTCGGCGGGCAGGTCGATCTGACCAGCAGCGGCGTCAACAGCCTCAGCCCGCGGACGGTCAACCTGCTGAAGAACCTCAAGGAAGACCTGCGCGTCACGGCGATCTACACCGTGCTGAGCGAGTACGACAAGAAAGCTCAGAAGCGGCAGGACCAGGTGCGCGACCTGCTCACGTTGTATGAGTCCGCGGCGGGCTCGAAGCTGACGGCCAAGGTCATCGACCCGATGAAGAACCAAGCCGAGGTGCCGGCCCTGCTGAAGCGCTTGCAGGAGAAATCCGCCTTCAAGGACGAGGCCAAGCCGCACCAGGAAGCGCTGACCAATTTCCCGCCACTCAATGACCAGCTCGCTTCCGCCGCCGGCGGCGACTACGACAAGATGTTCGAAATCGCCCAGAAGAGCGAGGCGCTGAACACGAACCGGGCGTTCGTGGTGATCGCCAGCAATCTGAAGCGCATCGCGCGCGACTGCGGCGACGTCAAGGCGGATATTCAGGAGCTGACGCAGAACGAAGTGCCGCGCTACGGCCGGGCGATCGAGCGCGTCCGCACGCACGTCACCGCGATCACGCCGATGCTGCAGGAAGCGGCCGACTGGCTCAAGGGCGACGGCAAGCAGATCAGCGGTTTGCCCGCGGAGGTGGCCGCGTTTTTCGATGAGGCTGCGGCCCGCTATCAGCCGATCGTGACGCAGCTCACCGCGCTGACGACGGCGATCAAGGACCTGAAAGCCGTCAAGCTGGAGGAGACGTACGAGGGGCTGAGCCGCTGGTCCCAGGCGCCGCCGATCCTGGTCGAGTCCGAGTCCGACGCGCGCATTCTGAGCTTTCAGGATGTTTTTCCCTTCCGCACCGACGAGATGGCGGCCGGCAGCGACGACGATCGCGACTTCGCGGGCGAACAGGCGGTCTCGTCGGCCGTCCTTCAGCTCACGCAAAAGGAGAAGACCGGCGTCATCTTCGTGCGCTGCGGCGGGCAGCCCATGCTTCGGCCCGACTTTTCCAACTTCAACCCGATGATGCGACAGATGCCCCGCGCGCCGTACCAGGGGCTGAACGAGGAGCTGACCAAGGCCAACTTCGAGGTCGAGGAGTGGGATGCCGCGGCCAGCCAGACGCCGCCGGAGATCAAGGACGCCAAACGCATTGTGTACGTCGTCTTTCCGCCCGAGCCGCCGCAGCAGCAGGACCCGCGGCGTCCGGCGCCGCCCGGCATGTCGCCCGAGGCCAAGCAGGCGATCCTGAACGCGGTGGGCGCGTCGGGGATGGTGTTCTTCGTCGCCGGCTGGCAGCCGCCGTCGATGCCGTTCGGGCCGTCGAGTTCGACGTATGAATTCAGCGATTACCTCAAGAGCACCTGGGGCATCGAGGTGAAGTCGAATTTCCTGGCGTTCCGTTTCACGGTTTCGCCGGAGAATGCATCGCTGAAAGTTCCGCAGAGCCGCGACGGCACCATCGACACGGATCATCTGAAGTTCACGGACCATCCGATCGGCAAGCCGCTGCAGGCGCTGCCGGGCGCGCTGCAAACCGTCTGCCCGCTGGGCATCGTCACCGGCGACGCGGCGCCCAAAGGAGTGAAGGTCGAGCCGATCATTGAGGTGAAGAACTCGGAGGACATCTGGGCCTTCGACGACATCAACCGCATTCGCGACGATCTTCAGAAGCAGCGCGGCACGTTGCCGGCCCCGACCGACCTGCGGGCGCCGTTCCCGGTCGCTCTCGCGGCGACGAATGAAGGCGGTCAGAAGCTGGTCGTGATTGCGAGTGAGACGTTCGCGGCTGACCAGATCACACAGGCCATGGGCATGCAGCCCACGTCCAGCGGCATCGCCATGTTCCGCCTGTTCCCCGCCAACACCGATCTTTTTCTCAACACGATCAACTGGCTCACGGGCGACGCCGACCGCATCGCCGTCGGCCCGCGCAAGGCCGAGTTCCCGCGGCTCGACAAACTCAAGGAAGGTCCGGCGCTGACGGCCTGCCGCTTTGTTTTCGTCGGCGGCCTGCCGGGGCTGGCGCTGCTCGTGGGCGGCGTGGTATGGCTGTTTCGGCGGAGGTAG
- the ydaF_1 gene encoding putative ribosomal N-acetyltransferase YdaF, whose product MSDSGSGAERVVLRAVESRDIPALFQFQLDPDSNRMAIANPREAEPFRLHWEEILRDASVVARVILLDDQLVGNISCFKLEGLDSVGYWIAKEHWGKGIATRALRLLLDAVALRPLHARAARSNAASIRVLEKCGFRIAGYEWVKATDRFPACEEARLVLD is encoded by the coding sequence GTGAGTGACTCAGGGTCCGGCGCCGAGAGAGTTGTCCTGCGCGCCGTCGAGTCGCGCGATATCCCGGCGCTGTTCCAATTCCAGCTCGACCCCGACTCCAACCGCATGGCGATCGCGAACCCGCGCGAGGCCGAGCCGTTTCGATTGCATTGGGAGGAGATTCTCAGGGACGCGAGCGTCGTCGCGCGGGTCATCCTGCTGGATGATCAGCTCGTGGGCAACATCTCGTGCTTCAAGCTGGAGGGGCTGGATTCCGTCGGCTATTGGATCGCGAAGGAGCACTGGGGCAAGGGCATTGCGACGCGCGCTCTCAGGCTGCTGCTCGATGCGGTTGCGCTGCGGCCGCTGCACGCGCGAGCTGCCCGCAGCAACGCCGCGTCGATCCGCGTACTGGAAAAGTGCGGCTTCAGGATTGCCGGGTACGAGTGGGTGAAGGCGACGGATCGATTCCCTGCGTGCGAGGAGGCCCGGCTGGTGCTGGATTAG
- a CDS encoding ATP-dependent Clp protease adaptor, which produces MAEVQPETPVLTPAPVSTPRTAPLWHVVLLDDNDHTYDYVIEMLCKLFQHDHASAYRMACEVDRAGRVIVATLVLEQAEFKRDQILAYGPDWRIEKSRGSMRAVIEPATT; this is translated from the coding sequence ATGGCCGAAGTTCAGCCCGAAACGCCCGTGCTCACGCCGGCGCCGGTCAGCACGCCGCGAACCGCGCCGCTGTGGCACGTCGTGCTGCTGGACGACAATGACCACACCTATGACTACGTGATCGAGATGCTCTGCAAGCTCTTCCAGCATGATCATGCCAGCGCTTATCGTATGGCGTGCGAAGTGGACCGCGCCGGCCGCGTCATCGTCGCCACGCTCGTGCTCGAGCAGGCCGAATTCAAGCGCGATCAGATTCTCGCGTATGGCCCGGATTGGCGGATCGAGAAATCGCGCGGCTCGATGCGAGCCGTCATCGAACCCGCAACGACTTGA
- the corA gene encoding Magnesium transport protein CorA encodes MSKSRRRRRRAADFHRRTLPGAPPGILVPDLGAAPSDVRVLAYGPDGHIEEPLRRIDDIPKYLAEWPVTWINVDGVGDTTVVSQLGKYFGFHPLALEDVVHVHQRAKTEQYGQHLFVVARMPQPGAGWQTEQISLFVGQRFVVSFQERPGGDCLDPVRIRIRTGVSRLRCAGSDYLLYSILDAMIDNYFPLIEECGDRLDAIEGELLSERCRDVMPLLQDIKHDLLSVRRAMWPLRDALNALLRDGTTLIAPDTRIYLRDCHDHTIQIVDLLESYRDITSGLTDVYLSTVSQRTNEIMKVLTIISTIFIPLSFVAGVWGMNFDPDSSPWNMPELRAWWGYPAALTLMTLMSGGLLAYFWRKGWFARSRRGGSASHET; translated from the coding sequence GTGTCGAAGTCGCGTCGCCGCCGACGCCGAGCCGCCGACTTTCACCGCCGAACCCTCCCGGGCGCTCCGCCCGGCATCCTCGTGCCGGACCTGGGCGCCGCGCCGTCCGACGTGCGTGTGCTGGCGTACGGCCCCGACGGCCACATCGAAGAGCCGCTGCGGCGGATCGACGACATCCCGAAGTACCTTGCCGAGTGGCCCGTGACCTGGATCAACGTTGACGGCGTCGGCGACACCACGGTCGTCAGCCAGCTCGGCAAGTACTTCGGGTTCCATCCCCTGGCGCTCGAAGACGTCGTCCACGTCCATCAGCGGGCCAAGACCGAGCAATATGGTCAGCATCTCTTCGTCGTCGCCCGCATGCCCCAGCCCGGCGCCGGCTGGCAGACCGAGCAGATCAGCCTCTTCGTCGGCCAGCGCTTCGTGGTGAGTTTTCAGGAGCGCCCCGGCGGCGACTGCCTCGACCCGGTCCGCATCCGCATCCGCACCGGCGTCAGCCGGCTGCGCTGCGCCGGATCCGATTACCTGCTCTACTCGATCCTGGACGCGATGATCGACAACTACTTCCCGCTGATCGAAGAATGCGGCGACCGGCTGGACGCGATCGAGGGTGAGCTGCTCTCCGAGCGGTGCCGCGACGTCATGCCGCTGCTCCAGGACATCAAGCACGACCTGCTGAGCGTCCGCCGGGCGATGTGGCCGCTGCGCGACGCGCTGAACGCCCTGCTCCGGGACGGCACGACGCTCATCGCTCCCGACACGCGTATTTACCTGCGCGACTGCCATGATCACACGATTCAGATCGTCGACCTGCTGGAAAGCTACCGCGACATCACCTCCGGCCTGACGGACGTCTACCTGTCAACTGTCAGCCAGCGCACGAACGAGATCATGAAGGTGCTCACCATCATCTCGACCATCTTCATCCCGCTCAGTTTCGTGGCCGGCGTGTGGGGCATGAACTTCGACCCCGATTCTTCGCCCTGGAACATGCCTGAGCTGCGCGCCTGGTGGGGCTACCCCGCGGCGCTGACGCTGATGACGCTCATGTCCGGCGGGCTGTTGGCCTACTTCTGGCGAAAGGGCTGGTTCGCGCGGTCGAGGCGGGGCGGGAGTGCGTCGCACGAGACGTAG